In Roseibium sp. Sym1, the genomic window TACCGATCCCTGGCTCAAGCACGCGGCCGCCGCGCCAACCGAGGCGCAGCAAGCCCTTCCACATCGCCCGAACGATGAACTCGGGCGTGAAATGCGCATATTGCGTGCAGCGGGCAAGCGACGCGTAATCGGCCTCGCTCACCGCCTCCAGCAAGCCCTCGCCAAGGTCTTCCCAACCATCACGGAACCCGTCCTCACCCGGCCGGGTGAAGATTGCATTGGCGAGGTCGGAGGCGCCGAAGCCGGTAAAGCGGATGAGACGCGCCTGCTCTTCCCTACTCGCGGGCCGGTCCTCGGCCGCAATCGCCGTGGCAAGCTGGATCGCCTCGAGATTGTCGCGGGCGCGGGCTTTCCAGCCCTTCGCCAGCGCACGGCTTCCGGGAAGACGAAAATTGCTGCCGCGCTCCGGCGCTTCCGCGGACTGTCGCTCCGAAGGCTGCCGGCTTTTGGACCGCTTGACCGGCGCGGTCGCTGGCGGCCGGGCAGTCTCGTCAGGTTCGATCACCGGGCTTTCGGTAAAGGCAGTAACGCCGAGGCCCAGACCGGAAGAGAGCGCGCTCTGCGAACTGCCGAACATGTCGAGATTGAAGGGATCGTGGTCAGCCATAGTGGGTTTCTCCTGGATTGCGGGCGCACGAGACCGCACCGCCATGCGAACCGGCGGCGTGGGAACCGTGCGGGATTAAAAAAGGGGTTAGCGGGTGATCAGCGAGAACGAGATGTCGTTCTCGGTAAGCTGGATGCCGAGATGAGTGGCTCCGGGATTCCGGTCAAAACTTGGATTGAGCAGATCGGCATCGATGAACTCGACACCATCGTCGCCTCCGAAGTGCTGGCGCTTGTAGTCCCACCAGTCGGGATTGGCCTTCGGATCGCATTCGCCGGCATAGACCACGAGTGGTCTTTGTCTATCAGTGAGCTTGCCGTTGGACATCACGTAGACGCCTTCGTCGCCAACCAGCCAGAAACCGGGCTTCTCGCACTCGTCTTGCCTCTCGCCAAAATAAGGGTTGCGGAAGCCGCCACTGGCCGCGGCATCCGCTTCTCCGCGCGCAATGACATTGCGGACTGCAGAAATTTCAAATGTGAACATGGGTCGCCTCACGCAGCTTCAAGCGCAGGCAGGTGGCGCAGTTGA contains:
- a CDS encoding DUF3085 domain-containing protein yields the protein MFTFEISAVRNVIARGEADAAASGGFRNPYFGERQDECEKPGFWLVGDEGVYVMSNGKLTDRQRPLVVYAGECDPKANPDWWDYKRQHFGGDDGVEFIDADLLNPSFDRNPGATHLGIQLTENDISFSLITR